One segment of Macrotis lagotis isolate mMagLag1 chromosome 1, bilby.v1.9.chrom.fasta, whole genome shotgun sequence DNA contains the following:
- the HAND1 gene encoding heart- and neural crest derivatives-expressed protein 1, with protein sequence MNLVGGYPHPHPHHHPPHPHPMLHEPFLFAPASRCHQERPYFQSWVLSPGDVAPDFPGRRPPPAPYSPDAAGTAGPAQSPGRLEALGGRLGRRKGAGPKKERRRTESINSAFAELRECIPNVPADTKLSKIKTLRLATSYIAYLMDVLAKDAQAGDPEGFKAELKKVDNGRESKRKREPVSLRPSEGYPHPLGSGEKKIKGRTGWPQQVWALELNQ encoded by the exons ATGAACCTAGTGGGTGGCTACCCCCATCCACACCCTCATCATCACCCCCCTCACCCTCACCCCATGCTGCATGAACCCTTCCTCTTCGCACCAGCCTCACGGTGTCATCAAGAGCGACCTTATTTCCAGAGCTGGGTGCTAAGCCCTGGAGACGTGGCCCCGGATTTTCCTGGGAGGCGACCGCCACCGGCTCCCTACAGTCCGGATGCGGCTGGGACCGCGGGGCCAGCTCAGAGCCCTGGTAGGCTGGAGGCACTGGGGGGCCGCTTGGGCAGGCGGAAAGGCGCAGGGCCCAAGAAGGAACGAAGGCGCACGGAGAGCATCAATAGCGCCTTCGCGGAACTGCGCGAGTGCATCCCCAACGTGCCAGCAGACACCAAACTCTCCAAGATCAAGACACTCCGCCTGGCCACCAGCTACATCGCTTACCTCATGGACGTGCTGGCCAAGGACGCTCAGGCCGGAGACCCCGAGGGTTTCAAGGCGGAGCTCAAGAAGGTGGACAACGGTCGTGAGAGCAAGCGTAAAAGGGAACCGGTGAGTCTCCGA CCCAGCGAAGGGTATCCTCACCCCCTGGGATCCGGAGAGAAAAAGATTAAAGGACGGACAGGCTGGCCACAGCAAGTCTGGGCTTTGGAGCTCAACCAGTGA